From the genome of Nicotiana sylvestris chromosome 2, ASM39365v2, whole genome shotgun sequence, one region includes:
- the LOC138885297 gene encoding uncharacterized protein, with the protein MTGGSYEEFDPITCVGYWAFSEDVLVPAQPEDRETASEEEQLRLERFKRYKPPVFSGLASEDALGFLDESYHILSTMGISGSSEVSFTTLQLPGAAYEWWCTYELNSLDKAASLTWTQFSDLFLREYVPQSLRDAWRTEFEHLHQGVMTVSEYVVRYTSLAIHAPTLISTVCERVRWYIEGLIPSIRSSMARELVMDIYYQQVVSISRRIEGMHAREREEREAKRSRESGHFSGVRASATGRHGRGYMSHPIHSALRAASGGRLIAELEPSSFKHCCFLFVLQVGS; encoded by the exons ATGACTGGGG GCTCGTATGAAGAGTTTGATCCGATTACTTGTGTTGGATATTGGGCTTTTTCAGAAGATGTGTTAG TGCCagctcagcccgaggatagggaaacggcttccgaggaggagcagctgaggcttgagaggttcaagaggtacaagcctcctgtatttagcggtctagcatcggaggatgctctgggatttctagatgagagttaccacATTCTcagtaccatgggtatatcaggatcgagcgaggtttccttcactacccTCCAGCTTccaggagccgcctatgagtggtggtgcacctatgagttaaATAGTCTGGataaggctgcttcactgacttggactcagttttcagatttgttcctgagagagtacGTTCCTCAAAgtctcagggatgcatggcgcactgagtttgagcatttgcaccagggtgttatgactgtctcagagtatgttgttcgttacaccagtttggctattCATGCACCAACCTTGATTTCTACTGTCTGCGAGAGGGTTCGCTGGtatattgagggccttattcccagcatcaggtctagcatggctcgtgagttagtGATGGATATTtattatcagcaggtggtgagcatttctaggaggattgagggtatgcatgctagggagagagaggagagggaggccaagaggtctcgagagtcgggccatttctctggtgtGCGTGCCTCAGcaacaggtcgtcatggtaggggttatatgagtcaccctattcattcagctcttcgagcagccagtg gtgggcgcctgattgctgaacttgaaccgtcttccttcaAACATTGCTGCTTTCTCTTcgttcttcaagtgggctcctga